The Pseudomonas sp. IB20 region CACTCCACCAGCTCATGGAGCTGGAGGAAGCCGGCGCCCCCTTTTACAGTGTGAAAACCGCGAAAAATTGCATTGAGCAGGTTCGCATCATCCGGTCGACTTTCCAGCTCGACCAGTTGTTCGGACAGTTGCTCTAAAATTTCGCCGGCCTCTACAAGGAAATCCTGAAGGATTTCTTCATCGGCGCCGAAGCTCATGTGGGTGCTCCTTAGAAGCCTAAACTGGATAACAGGTCATCTACGTCATCCTGACCTGACATAACGTCTTCACGTTTATCGGCATGAATCTGCGGACCTTCACCCTTGGCGAGATGTTTTTGTGGATCTTTTTCCGAGAGGATCGCTTCGCGGTCATGTTCGATGCCGGCAAAACGATCAACTTGGCCGGCCATGAGCACCAATTTGAGCAGGTTGCTTTCCACTTCGGTGACCAGCTGGGTCACGCGTTTGATCACCTGACCGGTGAGGTCCTGGTAATCCTGGGCCAGCAGAATGTCATTGAGGTTGCTGGCAACCGTACGGTTGTCCTGCTCGCTGCGCGACAAAAAGCCGTCGACCCGACGCGCCAAATCACGAAACTCTTCGGCCCCCACTTCGCGACGCATGAAGCGGCCCCAGTCAACGCTCAGGGCTTGTGCTTCGGTGGTCATGCCATTGACCAAGGGCGTTGCGTTTTCCACCAGGTCCATGGTGCGGTTGGCCGCCGCCTCTGTCAGCCTGACCACATAGGACAGGCGTTCGGTGGCATCGGTAATTTGCGAAATTTCTTCGGCCTGGGGCATGTGCGGGTCAATCTGAAAATTGACGATCGCACTGTGCAGCTCGCGTGTGAGCTTGCCCACTTCCTGGTACAGGCCGCGGTCACGGGTCTGGTTAAGCTCATGGATTAACTGCACCGCGTCGCCGAATTGGCCTTTTTCAAGGCTTTCAACCAACTGGTGAGCATGCTTTTTCAGGGTCGACTCAAAGTCTCCCTGTGACGTTTCTTTATGCTCCATAGCTCCCCCGTGGCAGCATCAATGACCGATGCGTTCGAAGATTTTTTCGATCTTCTCTTTCAAGGCCAGTGCAGTGAATGGCTTGACCACGTAGCCGTTTACCCCAGCTTGGGCGGCTTCGATGATCTGTTCACGCTTGGCTTCGGCGGTCACCATCAACACAGGCAGGCTGCGCAGTTTTTCATCGGCGCGCACGTGGCGCAGCAAGTCGATGCCGGTCATGCCCGGCATGTTCCAGTCGGTTACCAGAAAGTCGATGCTCCCGCTGTTGAGGATCGGAATCGCCGTAATGCCGTCATCCGCCTCGACCGTGTTAGTGAACCCAAGGTCACGCAACAGGTTTTTTATGATCCGCCGCATCGTTGAGAAGTCATCAACGATGAGGATTTTCATGTTCTTGTCCAATTCGACCTCCAAGCAGTCTTAAACGCGCCCAGCACCTGGACGCGCCATTTCAATCAACAGGCGTTACACAAAAAGGACTGCCCAGGGCACCACGCAACGAACCCGCGAAAGCATGCAGCCTTCGCGGTAGCGTCTGCAGTGTCCCCACACTGCCTGTCAGCGCGTGCGCCACTCTCCCAATCGCCCCCGCAAGCGGGCTGCGCACTGGCTGTGCAACTGGCTGACACGCGATTCGCTGACCCCCAGGACCTCACCGATTTCCTTGAGGTTCAGCTCTTCGTCGTAGTACAGCGACAACACCAGTCGCTCACGCTCCGGCAAATTGGCAATCGCGTCCGCCAACGCCCCCTGGAAACGTTCGTCTTCCAGGTCGCGCGACGGCTCCAGATGTGCACTCGCGCCATCCTCGTGCAGCCCTTCGTGTTCGCCGTCCTGCAACAGGTCGTCGAAACTGAACAGGCGGCTGCCCAAGGTATCGTTCAAAATCCCGTAGTAATCGTCGAGACTCAATTGGAGTTCGGCCGCAACTTCATGATCTTTAGCGTCACGACCGGTTTTTGCTTCAATTGAGCGAATTGCGTCACTGACCATTCGCGTGTTGCGGTGTACCGAACGCGGCGCCCAATCCCCTTTACGCACCTCATCGAGCATCGCGCCACGTATACGAATACCCGCATACGTCTCGAAACTCGCGCCTTTGCTCGCGTCGTATTTGGTCGACACTTCGAGCAAACCAATCATGCCGGCCTGGATGAGGTCTTCGACCTGCACGCTGGCGGGCAGGCGTGCCAGCAAGTGGTAGGCAATGCGCTTGACCAGCGGCGCATAGCGCTCGATCAACTCGCCCTGGCTGTCACGTGCCGACTTTTTGTAAAGGTTGTAGCCGCTGGCTGTCATAGCACCGGTCCTGCGCTCGTCTGATGCACCAATCGCTCGACGAAAAACTCCAGATGCCCCCGAGGGTTAGCGGGCAACGGCCAAGTATCGACCTTCTGAGCAATAGCCTTGAACGCCAATGCGCATTTGGAACGAGGGAACGCTTCGTAGACTGCACGCTGCTTTTGCACAGCCTTGCGTACACACTCGTCATAGGGAACTGCGCCCACGTATTGTAGGGCGACATCGAGGAAGCGATCCGTGACCTTGGTCAACTTGGCGAACAGGTTTCGCCCTTCTTGCGGGCTTTGGGCCATGTTGGCCAACACGCGAAAGCGATTCATGCCGTAGTCACGGTTAAGCAATTTGATCAGGGCGTAGGCGTCGGTGATCGACGTAGGTTCGTCGCAGACCACCAGCAACACTTCTTGCGCGGCGCGCACAAAGCTGACCACCGACTCGCCGATCCCGGAGGCGGTGTCGATCACCAGCACGTCGAGGTTGTCGCCGATATCGCTGAACGCCTGGATCAGGCCGGCATGCTGCGCCGGGCTCAGGTGCACCATGCTCTGGGTGCCCGAGGCGGCGGGCACGATACGAATGCCACCGGGGCCCTGCAGCAGCACATCGCGCAGCTCGCAGCGGCCTTCGATCACATCGGCAAGGGTATGTTTGGGTGTCAGCCCCAGCAGAACGTCGACGTTCGCCAGGCCCAGGTCAGCATCCAGCAGCATGACGCGACGGCCAAGCTCTGCCAGGGCCAGGGACAAATTCACTGACACGTTAGTTTTCCCGACGCCACCTTTGCCGCCGGTCACCGCGATCACCTGTACGGGATGCATGCTGCCCATTTTATTTCTTTACCTTGTCTTGCTTAGACGCAGGCTACATGGCTTGGCCGCGTGAATCGCTTGCAGACCATCGATGTAGGTACATTTCACGGTGTTCATCCGGCCTCAACCGACCCGTTTTGCCGGGTGGTGGTAAAGGTCGGCGAACATATCGGCCATCGCTTCCTCGCTAGGCTCTTCTTGCATTTGCACGCTGACAGCACGGCTGACCAACTGATGACGGCGCGGCAGATGCAGATCATCCGGAATCCGCGGCCCGTCGGTCAGGTAAGCAACCGGTAATTCATGACTGATAGCCAGGCTCAGCACTTCGCCCAGGCTCGCGGTTTCGTCGAGCTTGGTGAGGATGCAACCGGCCAGGCCGCAGCGCTTGTAGCTGTGGTAGGCAGCGGTAAGAACCTGTTTCTGGCTGGTGGTTGCAAGCACCAGGTAATTCTTCGACTTGATGCCACGCCCGGCCAGGCTTTCCAGCTGCATTCGCAGCGCTGGGTCACTGGCTTGCAGGCCGGCGGTGTCGATCAGCACCACGCGCTTGCGCAGCAGCGGGTCGAGGGCGTTGGCCAGGGACTGGCCCGGGTCGACGTGGGTCACCGACACATTGAGGATGCGGCCCAGGGTCTTGAGCTGCTCCTGGGCGCCGATGCGGTAGCTGTCCATGCTCACCAGCGCGATGTTCTGCGCGCCGTACTTGAGCACATAACGCGCCGCCAGCTTGGCCAGGGTGGTGGTCTTGCCCATGCCGGCAGGGCCGACCATGGCAATCACACCGCCCTCTTCCAGGGGTTCGATTTCCGGGGTGACGATCATGCGCGCCAAGTGCGCCAGCAACATGCGCCAGGCTTGGCGAGGTTCTTCGACCTCGGCGGTGAGCGCCAGCAAGTCACGGGACAACGGGCCGGACAGGCCGATCCGTTGCAGGCGACGCCACAGGTTAGCCTGTTGCGGCTTACTGCCTTGCAACTGGTTCCACGCCAAGGAGCCCAACTGTACTTCGAGCAGCTCACGCAGGCCATTGAGTTCAAAACGCATCGAATCAAACACGCGTTGGTCGACTGCGGCGGCCGGTGCCGGCGCTGCAGGACGTGGCGGCTCTTTGAATGTTGGTTCCACCAGCGGCTCGGAAGCAGTAAGCGGCAGGCCGGCGAACAGCTGGCGATTGGTGGTGGCGTCGCTGTCGCCACGCATGCTCAGCTCAGCCTGGGCCGAGACAATGCGCGAGGCGGTCTTGCGCAACTCGTCTTCGAGTTCCATGTTCGGCACGCGCGGCGCCAGCGCCGAGGGCGTGTAATCCAGGGCAGCCGTCAGCTCGACACCGCCGGCAATACGACGGTTACCGATAATCGCGGCATCGGCGCCCAGCTCATCACGTACCAGTTTCATGGCCTGACGCATATCGGCGGCGAAAAAACGCTTAACTTGCATATCCCACTACCTCAGCCGTTGGGCCCTACTGTCGCGACGATAGTCACTTGCTTGTTGTCAGGAATTTCCTGATAAGCCAAAACGTGCAAATTCGGCACTGCCAGGCGTCCAAACCGCGACAACATCGCGCGGACCGGGCCTGCCACCAGCAGAATCACTGGGTGGCCCTGCATTTCCTGGCGCTGAGCGGCTTCGATCAACGAACGCTGCAGCTTTTCAGCCATGCTTGGCTCCAGCAGAACGCCTTCTTCCTGGCCTTGTCCGGCCTTCTGAATACTATTGAGCAATATCTGTTCCAACCTTGGCTCCAAGGTGATCACAGGCAGCTCAGACTCAACCCCTACAATGCTTTGCACGATTGCGCGGGACAACCCGACGCGCACCGCCGCCACCAGCGCGGCAGTATCTTGACTCTTAGCGGCATTGTTAGCGATGGCCTCGGCAATGCTGCGAATGTCGCGTACCGGCACCTGTTCGGCGAGCAACGCCTGCAACACCTTGAGCAATTGCGACAGCGACAACACACCCGGCACCAGCTCTTCGGCCAATTTTGGCGAGGCTTTGGCCAGCAAACCCATCAATTGCTGGACTTCCTCATGGCCGATCAGCTCGTGGGAGTGCTTGTACAGAATCTGGTTAAGGTGGGTGGCGACCACCGTGCTGGCGTCGACCACGGTGTACCCCAGCGATTGCGCCTGGCTGCGCTGGCTGACTTCGATCCACACCGCTTCCAGGCCAAAAGCCGGATCTTTGGCGGTGATGCCGTTGAGCGTGCCGAAGACTTGACCGGGGTTGATCGCCAGTTCGCGGTCGGGGTAAATCTCGGCTTCGGCGAGGATCACGCCCATCAGGGTCAGGCGGTAGGCGCTGGGTGCCAGGTCGAGGTTGTCGCG contains the following coding sequences:
- the flhF gene encoding flagellar biosynthesis protein FlhF, with amino-acid sequence MQVKRFFAADMRQAMKLVRDELGADAAIIGNRRIAGGVELTAALDYTPSALAPRVPNMELEDELRKTASRIVSAQAELSMRGDSDATTNRQLFAGLPLTASEPLVEPTFKEPPRPAAPAPAAAVDQRVFDSMRFELNGLRELLEVQLGSLAWNQLQGSKPQQANLWRRLQRIGLSGPLSRDLLALTAEVEEPRQAWRMLLAHLARMIVTPEIEPLEEGGVIAMVGPAGMGKTTTLAKLAARYVLKYGAQNIALVSMDSYRIGAQEQLKTLGRILNVSVTHVDPGQSLANALDPLLRKRVVLIDTAGLQASDPALRMQLESLAGRGIKSKNYLVLATTSQKQVLTAAYHSYKRCGLAGCILTKLDETASLGEVLSLAISHELPVAYLTDGPRIPDDLHLPRRHQLVSRAVSVQMQEEPSEEAMADMFADLYHHPAKRVG
- the fliA gene encoding RNA polymerase sigma factor FliA, with protein sequence MTASGYNLYKKSARDSQGELIERYAPLVKRIAYHLLARLPASVQVEDLIQAGMIGLLEVSTKYDASKGASFETYAGIRIRGAMLDEVRKGDWAPRSVHRNTRMVSDAIRSIEAKTGRDAKDHEVAAELQLSLDDYYGILNDTLGSRLFSFDDLLQDGEHEGLHEDGASAHLEPSRDLEDERFQGALADAIANLPERERLVLSLYYDEELNLKEIGEVLGVSESRVSQLHSQCAARLRGRLGEWRTR
- a CDS encoding chemotaxis response regulator CheY — translated: MKILIVDDFSTMRRIIKNLLRDLGFTNTVEADDGITAIPILNSGSIDFLVTDWNMPGMTGIDLLRHVRADEKLRSLPVLMVTAEAKREQIIEAAQAGVNGYVVKPFTALALKEKIEKIFERIGH
- the fleN gene encoding flagellar synthesis regulator FleN — its product is MGSMHPVQVIAVTGGKGGVGKTNVSVNLSLALAELGRRVMLLDADLGLANVDVLLGLTPKHTLADVIEGRCELRDVLLQGPGGIRIVPAASGTQSMVHLSPAQHAGLIQAFSDIGDNLDVLVIDTASGIGESVVSFVRAAQEVLLVVCDEPTSITDAYALIKLLNRDYGMNRFRVLANMAQSPQEGRNLFAKLTKVTDRFLDVALQYVGAVPYDECVRKAVQKQRAVYEAFPRSKCALAFKAIAQKVDTWPLPANPRGHLEFFVERLVHQTSAGPVL
- a CDS encoding protein phosphatase CheZ, which codes for MEHKETSQGDFESTLKKHAHQLVESLEKGQFGDAVQLIHELNQTRDRGLYQEVGKLTRELHSAIVNFQIDPHMPQAEEISQITDATERLSYVVRLTEAAANRTMDLVENATPLVNGMTTEAQALSVDWGRFMRREVGAEEFRDLARRVDGFLSRSEQDNRTVASNLNDILLAQDYQDLTGQVIKRVTQLVTEVESNLLKLVLMAGQVDRFAGIEHDREAILSEKDPQKHLAKGEGPQIHADKREDVMSGQDDVDDLLSSLGF